TCCATGTTTCCCTTCTTTTTAATTCCATCTGTTCTTTCCCCCTCCATCTCCTTGAgctttccttcatttctttttttatttctcttctgTGATTAACAAGGAGGAGAATATTGtgtttggctccgcctcctgtggcagccattttgggcacTCACCACCCCCTTCTCAAAATTTCAGAGGCGCCTGCAAGGACATAATGGTTGGGAACCCTGCTCTCATGGCATCACTTCCTTTCCTTCAGCCAATCATTTCCTCAGTTCCTTTCCAACCAATCTCCACTCCGTCCCCCACCGTATCAAAGGTGCGTGGTGCCACACAGCTTCAAgagcccgcccacccacccattCTTTGGTTCCACACTTCCTgtttctccttcttttttctgtcCAATCTGCTTTCTGGTCCCCAGGAAGCACTCTTGACACCGAGCATCGTAGCGGAGAGGCAGGCATGCTTCTTGGGGCATACAAATGGGTTATTTTGTCAGCAGCactttgggggaggaggcaggatgGTGGGTTGGGGTGAAGATGGCAGCGGTCCAGTAGAGCAAGCTTTCAGCAGCAAGGAATGGTGTTTGATGTGTTGCCAGAAAGTCCCATGTTGTACGCCGAAACAGAAATATACAAAAACGCACCTTGGTGCTACATTTCTGGGTAGGGAGGATGTAAGATTGCTATatcgtatgtgtgtgtgtgtgtgtgtttgcgtgtAGGCCCGTGCGGGGCCAAAAAAAGAGGAAACGTGGAAGGTTACATGTTCAGCTCTTGACGTTCTTCTGCCTCGTGCCTTACTCACTGTCGCTCTTGTCTGCCGGCAGCGTGTCTGCCTCTTCCGTGATCTGCAGGAGCGTGCTCATTTCGGGACTCTCACCCCTCATCAGATCCGTGTTCTCTGTCTCGTCCCCACCGACCTCCACCATCTCAGTGGCCTTCACTTCCACCTCCCCTTCCCGTATCTTCTTGACATGGAAGGTGAAGGGTGGCACTTTGTAGACCGCCGTCTTGGAGCGGGCGTAGACCGTGTGGTCGGGGGTGAAGGACTTCTTCAGCTTATCCCGGGAAGTCTTCATCTTCTCCCTGCGCTCGTTGGTGACGATCTTGGTGCCCAGCTTGTTCATCCTCTTCTCCAAGTTGTGTCGGGTCTTCTCCAAATTCTGTTTGGTTTTCTCCAGGTTCTCTTTGGTCTTCAGCTTGGTCTTCTCCAGGTTCTCTTTGGTCTTCATCTTGGTCTTCTCCATCTTCTCCTTGGAGAAGGCCTTCTTGAAGTCATCCACCCTCCTCATGCCACTCCTTTTGATGCGTTCTGCCCGTGACTCCTCTATGATCTCCTCCACCTCCACTTCTTCATCCGAGGAGAGCTCAATATGCTCCTCATCGACATGCTCCTCATCTGCAGGgacctcttctccttctccttccttctctgcttCTTTCAAAGACTTACTGATGCTCAGCTTAGTTGGCAGCTTCACTTCATCCTGAAAGAGACAAGGAGAGATGGCAGTGAGATTTCTGAGGGCATGTTTCCTATTTTCTTGGGCAAGAAACCAATGTCCAGATAAGAAGCTTTTGCTCTCTGTGGAGCAGGGGATGGGtcgggggcagggctttttttggtaggaaaagcccagcagaacctcatttgcatgttaggacacacccccttacaccaagctagtcggaactgccttcctgtgacatgggtgggggagaaaagaaaaCCTCACTGAAAGAACCTTAATTTGCTCCTATATTATCTTGGGCATTTCCCAGAGCTGAAGCTCACAGGCAACTGAGGATCTTGGGCAAACAGGGGACACACATGTGTGGGTTACCTCtttaagagaggaggaggaggagaagatttatactccgcccttctctctgaatcagagacttagagcggcttacaatctcctatatcttctccccccacaacagattgtgaggtgggtggggctgaaagggctctcacagcagctgccctttcaaggacaactcctacgata
The sequence above is a segment of the Heteronotia binoei isolate CCM8104 ecotype False Entrance Well chromosome 15, APGP_CSIRO_Hbin_v1, whole genome shotgun sequence genome. Coding sequences within it:
- the CAVIN1 gene encoding caveolae-associated protein 1 yields the protein MAETALQIVEQPAAPSEASEEPAGEEPIKSDQINGVMVLTLLDKIIGAVDQIQLTQSQLEERQQEMDGVVASIQGELAKLAKAHTTTSNTVNKMLEKVRKVSVNVKTVRQNLEKQGGQIKKLESNEAELLKRRNFKVMIYQDEVKLPTKLSISKSLKEAEKEGEGEEVPADEEHVDEEHIELSSDEEVEVEEIIEESRAERIKRSGMRRVDDFKKAFSKEKMEKTKMKTKENLEKTKLKTKENLEKTKQNLEKTRHNLEKRMNKLGTKIVTNERREKMKTSRDKLKKSFTPDHTVYARSKTAVYKVPPFTFHVKKIREGEVEVKATEMVEVGGDETENTDLMRGESPEMSTLLQITEEADTLPADKSDSE